The segment catacatatatatatatacatacatatatatacatacatatacatatatatatacatacatatatatacatacatacatacatacatacatacatatacatacatatatatacatacatatatatacatacatatacatacatatatatacatatatatacatatatatacatatatatacatatatatatatatacatacatatacatatatatacatatatatacttatatacatatatatatatatatacataggatGCAAGGAGGGGGAGGTGTTGGCAGAAGGGCTGTCGggaagcagggaggggggggttggCAGAAGGGCTGTCTGTATGGAAGGAGGTAGGGGTTGGCAGAAGGGCTGTCtggatggaaggagggaggggttGGCAGAAGGGCTGtcggaaggagggagggggaggtgtTGGCAGAAGGGCTGTCAGGAAGCAGGGAGGGGGAGGGTTGGCAGAAGGGCTGTCGggaagcagggagggggggggttggcaGAAGGGCTGTCtggatggaaggagggaggggttGGCAGAAGGGCTGtcggaaggagggaggggggggttggCAGAAGGGCTGTCTGTAAGCAAAGAGGGGGGGGGTTGGCAGAAGCGCTGTATCTGGAAGCAAGGAGGGGGAGGGTTGGCAGAAGGGCTGTCtggatggaaggagggaggggttGGCAGAAGGGCTGTCTGGATgcaaggaggggggaggggttggcAGAAGGGCTGTCGGGAAGCAGGGAGGGAGGGGTTGGCAGAAGGGCTGTCGGGAAGCAGGGAGGGAGGGGTTGGCAGAAGGGCTGTCGGGAAGCAGGGGGGGGTTGGCAGAAGGGCTGTCGggaagcagggaggggggggggttgccaGAAGGGCTGTCGGGAAGCAAGAAGGGGGGAGGGGTTGGCAGAAGGGCTGTCTggatggaaggaggggggaggggttggcAGAAGGGCTGTCTggaagcagggaggggggggggggttggcagaAGGGCTGTCtggatggaaggagggaggggttGGCAGAAGGGCTGTCAGGAAGCAGGGAGGGAGGGGTTGGCAGAAGGGCTGTCGGGAagcaaggaggggggaggggttggcAGAAGGACTGTCTggatggaaggaggggggaggggttggcAGAAGGGCTGTCTggatggaaggaggggggaggggttggcAGAAGGCCTGTCTGGAagcagggagggggggttggcAGAAGGGCTCTCGGGAagcaaggaggggggaggggttggcAGAAGGGCTGTCTGGAAGCAAGGAGGGGGAGTTGGCAGAAGGGCTGTCTGGaagcaaggagggggggttggcagAAGGGCTGTCTggaagcagggaggggggggttggCAGAAGGGCTGTCTGGAAGCAAGGAGGGGGGAAGGGTTGGCAGAAGCGCTGTCTGGAAGCAAGGAGGGGGGAAGGGTTGGCAGAAGGGCTGTCTggaagcagggaggggggggttggCAGAAGGGCTGTCTGGaagcaaggagggggggttggcagAAGGGCTGTCTggaagcagggaggggggggttggCAGAAGGGCTGTCTGGAAGCAAGGAGGGGGGAAGGGTTGGCAGAAGGGCTGTCTGGAAGCAAGGAGGGGGGAAGGGTTGGCAGAAGGGCTGTCTggaagcagggaggggggggttggCAGAAGGGCTGTCTGGAAGCAAGGAGGGGGGGGTTGGCAGAAGGGTTGTCTggaagcagggaggggggggggtttcgcaGAAGGGCTGTCTggatggaaggaggggggaagggTTGGCAGAAGGGCTGTCgggaagcagggggggggggttggcagaAGGGCTGTCTAGAAGCAGTTATTATACTTCAATGCATTATAATCTTAGGAAAATTACCAGACAGACAAATGTATTGATTATATGTTCAAAACAATGTTTTTGGTTATAAATGTTTCTTATAACAATGAATCTTTTTTATTGCATATAAATTACTGTTTATGGCAACTAACGGAAACCATCTTGAAGATATAATGACTGTGCTGATGGCTTtatgataaatatatttgttatatttgttatatttttatattacgcTTTTTATGCAACAACAATTATCATTCTGATTGCCTACAAATTGACGCCTGATATTTTTTCCACCACACTCTGTTTGCTGATCTTAAACCTGGCTAAAAACATCAGTTCTAACCATAATAAACCCCAGGAAGACAGAATGACCGAAGgcattgaaataaatattttaatgtcatCTCCAACAGAGACACAAAGACAGTCACACTGAGGTAATGGTATTGTAAAGATAATGGAAGTGTACAGCAAATCGTGCCTGGTACCTCTCTGTATAAAATGATGAATAGgcctaatatacagttatatagtAGTTTACAGACCCCATTCGAGCTGGACTTCCACATGTTGCTAGCCGCATGGTCCCTTTATTTTCGGATGACAGCTGTGCCGTGGCTTTAGTGGCGCGCCATCCTCTATAAACAGTCTATCACAATTTGGTGATTTCAGCCTTCACCTGGCTATCGGGTGGCAGGGGCTTGCCCAAATGCTGCCCCACAGTTGGGCCATACTTATTCTCAGAGCTGGCCTCCTCCACTTCTTTCTTCAGCAGAAATCCGCTGGACATGCCTTCAAAGTCCTGAATAGGAAGGAACTTGATGGTTTTCTCATCCCAGACAGTCTCCAGCCGCTTCTCAAAGCTCTTGAGTATCTCGGTACGAGCTTCCTGTGGGATGTGCGCCACGGCATACGAGATTTGTGGCTCCAGGACTTGGAACCCGCAGAAATTCAAAAGGCCATTCTGCAAATACAGACATATCAGTCAGTCTGTTTGGTGACCTGACAAAATCATATACTGTGGAATTCTAGTAAAGGTCTGACTACGATGAGGCCTAAGGCTGTACCATGCAGCAGAGGGTAGGCTGGAGCTTGTGACAAGTAGACAGGGGTAGCCTGGAGCTTGTGACAAGTAGACAGGGGTAGCCTGGAGCTTGTGACAAGTAGACAGGGGTAGACTGGAGCTTGTGACAAGTAGGAAAAGGAGGGCAGAGGCTTGGGGGCCGAAGTGGGCCCCAGTTAAAATGCTACATCTGGGCCTGATGGCCCAAAGATAcaccactgtcattttttaagcTGTGTACTCTGGAAATGAAagcattaaaatgttatttaaatatggaatctgctgttcagtgcaaccccacacacttgattttatttatttatttttgtccttATAAGTCCAGTTTTTCCACCGCTAAGAAGGAACAGAACTACGGCactctcatttttttttataccagttTTTGGGAGTCTTCAGGAGACTCTACGGGAAAGTCCGGTTTCACATTTAAAGTTCACCAACATGTTTACATTcttaaactacaaaaaaaaaatctataattatCCTAAACTCGTAACATCATCAAATCATTGCCTAGtgctgccttgtatgtccttctGTATGACACTTGAAAGTTTTTGATGCAACATGGTGTAGGGTTGAATTGAGTACCTGAGGTACAACCAGGCAGGAGCAAACTGGAAGTTAATCCCCCTGAACACAAGTAAAAATGAACATGACTGATACATTACCTGCATTGGCCATAAGATTACATTCATGTCTCCATTGGGCCCTTTAGATGAGGACATTGACCCGGGGCCACCAGTAGTGAAGGACAGCATGGCTTTCTTATTCTgtgacaaaaaacaacaacatatatatcaatatatttagaaTTATTGTAAAAGCATTTGCTAAACGCATGATGAGTATTTTTTTAGGAGCCAACAAAGAGATTGTTCAGCAGAGATAAATTAGACATCAGATTGCCATGGAACAGTGCCCCCCGATGGTCAAAATTATTGCGAAAAATTTACAAATACTTGTTGTGTACAACAAGTAATAACCTTCagtaacctttttttttgttgctttttaaaaaaataaacaaacataatgtATAAAAACAAGTTTAAATCAGCAATCGCATGAAAAAAATCaggtgtggttatttatttttacataaacaactgcagcaggctataagaagaatgttgataATTACCAtttccccttttattttatttctggctGCTCTTAGTGATCAATGTTCctggattaccatggcaaccatagtTACATGGCAAATTATGTAGTGTGCAgtgaggctttggaacgcccctctgagctctgtctgcactgtgacatgctccttctcccccctctgacatcacatggCATGCTGAGAGCCgtgagtctgtgtctgtgtagcagactgacagGGTTGATTAATTAATGATTTTTAGGAGGATCGCTAAGTTGCACGCTACAAAGGTAATTAACTTgatatttaaagaaaattaaatacatctTCTATGTGAATTGACTAGAAAGTATGAGGTgaggtgcctcagtgatgtcattggttcctagtgaattaagtGGCTCCATTTTCATGCATATTGAACAAGCACTTAGATATTGTCACCTTACCTTGAATGGTCCTTCGGAATACATTGTCTCATAACTGTATGCAAACTTCATGGTGAAGACTCGCTCAGCCCATCCTTTCATTATGGACGGCATCCCGAACCAGTATAAGGGAAACTGTGATGACACAATGACAACATTAAAATCCAAACACCACAGTGCACCCAGTAGGGCAGCCAAACGCTGGCCGTATGGTAAATATTATACAACAGGTAACTTGTAGCCATTACTGAGTGTAGGTGACAGCTGCAGAGGACAGCTGACAGCTATATATGGGGTAATGCTTAACTCCCCAGCGGCCCAATCTCAGCGAGATAGTCCCAATTGGCGGACTTTgaaaggggcggggcttaaagaACTTCAGCAGAAAGTGGGAATAAATGTACGCATTAGGTCTGGGTTTGTGTGAATTGAGTATGTGGTTTATACAATTGTTTTCTGGGCAATTAAAATGACCAATCATTTACAATCACATTTCTGTTACATTAGATTCATACCTTCCAAAGATCctgatttttttgatttttttttgcctaAAGGGGTGTGGCTTAGTGAAAACCAACAGATCTTGTCTGAAGTGGGTGTGGTTTGACCAGATCTGGGTGTGGTGTTAATGTTCCCTGCCCTAATTATTCACGATTTTTCAATCGTAAatgttcaggggcaaacgcaggatttgtagagggggggttttcacactacgccaccagtgggcgtgaccagcatgcatgggggagtggctataatattagacagtgcttggctgctgtccaactcttcctatccctataatatacatgggcaatgctgcgtgcactactgttaggtgcacgcagctctcccttttcgagcagagccatgtgaagcggggcagagtccagccacctcaattatacagtgccccaggcttggatggcggttttccaggcactagggaaccccccctcggtttgcctatgatgttAACAGTCATAATTGCACTGCAAATAAAGATTATTGTGTTTTGTGCCTAGGGAATAGCATGAATCCTATTTCTGTAGCCTGTCTATGTACCCTGCACTGCTAGGTATGTGTTTTACCTGTGGAGAAGGTGGAGAGCAATTCCACATGTAACATATGTACCTGAAAGATAACAAGGTCGGCCATTTGGACTTTCTTCTGCTCTTCAACAATATCTTTGGCTAAACGCCCTTCCTTCCACGCCTCCGCGGTCTCTGCGCCATATTTGAAGTGTTTCGGGTCCTTGGGTTTACCTGTGTAGAAATGTAAAGAAATAATAGGTTGGTATAATCATGGCTGGGCTCACCTTGTAACCTTGGGAGGCACACAGGCCAAGACAGGCTAAGTAATTAAACAGGAGCCGTCACCTGTATGCTATTCTGTGTGATGAACCCGTATATTCCGACAGTACAGCACACAAAATCAGGAAAAGAATGGACCATGTCCATGACCTATCCAGGTCACACACTGCCCAAACCACACCCTCATCTGAGAAGGACACACCCAAATCATGAGAACGCTGCTTATTTTGAACACCGAGGGCCTGATCCACTAAGGAACGTAAATCCTGATAGTGCCGTAATTTGTGTATAATTGttctgcgcatgttcagaaacGGACTATATGTCAGTGAACGCAAGTACATCCATTTCATGTTTGTACGCAAAGGACGCTGTCAACAGCCCACAATTTCATGAGCGGATCGGGGAGAGGACTGGGCGTAGGCACGTAGTCATTGTACatagggccgtctttccgactgggcatgatgggcagggggcccagcgggcaagggggcccaaggcaggttgaaaataaaaaatcctgtaaaaaacacaacaaaaaaaacttaccttttgcggccggtcaggtggcgatccggctccatcCCTGGTCCCCttttctgtgctgtgctcgcagtgaatgtcgggcgtgatgatgtcatcacgcccgatacatcacggaggagcgcagaacggAGGAGAGGAGAACAGCGACAGTGATGACTCAGAAAAacaaagagaaggggatcggactcggagaacaaggagattgaaaggtaagttaagggggatttgattcTCTAGCTGAAGGGAAGCTGTgtgagcacatgtaaaaaaaaagtgaaatatatatatatatatatatatatatatatgttaaaaaatgtaatgttgttaaggtggccctgatggTACAGTAAGTTCCAAGTTCAAGTGCACGCAGCAGTGTGCGATTCAGTAAGTGCCGTATAtacagagcgtacctagacccgtattcaagaAGGGACAATatttcagatccgcttgtagtttaTATGCCTGATTTAcgagcgtttaaaaaaaaaaagaaaaacgcaCATTACGTCCGTTTTACgtaccttcatgaatcaggccttgAAACTCCAATGAAGTTCAGAAATATTGGCAGATATGTGAGGTAATATTCAGTGTATCAATTCAATATCAGGTGGGTGGTTCCCTCCTAAACTgtagaaacatactggtagcttaattgactCCTGAtggtgcgtgtgtgcgtgtgcgtgtgtgtgtgtgtgtggtagggaatatataatgtaagctccactgaggcaGGGACTCGTGAATGATTAAACAGTTGCTGTAAAACTCTGTATAATATGTAGGTGTCATAtacataaaggttaataataacttttttttataactgaacTCTTTTAAATTGGCCAAAATAATTCCACAATCATCTTTACATTGTATGGCATTGTGTATTTATCATACAAATATTTATGTTACTAACAGTAAATTTGCTAAATTTTGCGCCTCCATTAAAACAAGTGTCTATCAGTGCAATAGACACCAGGCGGTAGACGTACtaaaacttaaaaagaaaaagtggaggtgttgcccatagcaaccaatcagattctagctatcatttatctcgagaattctagaacatgatatctagaatctgattggttgctatgggcaactcctccacttttcctttttagacgttttAGTATATCTACCCCTCTGTGTGCTTTATATCTTAGTGGTGTTACCACTTCCTACTGAACGGATAatctgcattttcatgaatattaattCAGCCTGCAAAATGGCTGCATTGGGTTATAGTTTAGATTATGCTctgcctctccatttctttggatttcagtatcatctctatgcagatgataacCAAATCTATCTATTTTCTCCTGATCtgtcgacatctgtgttgtcccgtctttctgccatatcatcctgGATGTCATCTCGCCAAattaaacttaatctttctaaaacagagttaataatattcccacccaccaacaagaacatacctgacatttctatct is part of the Mixophyes fleayi isolate aMixFle1 chromosome 10, aMixFle1.hap1, whole genome shotgun sequence genome and harbors:
- the LOC142104446 gene encoding NAD(P)H dehydrogenase [quinone] 1-like, which translates into the protein MTGKTALIVFAHQERTSFNYAMKEAAVAALKRTGWKVIVSDLYEMKFKSVLSRDDIKGKPKDPKHFKYGAETAEAWKEGRLAKDIVEEQKKVQMADLVIFQFPLYWFGMPSIMKGWAERVFTMKFAYSYETMYSEGPFKNKKAMLSFTTGGPGSMSSSKGPNGDMNVILWPMQNGLLNFCGFQVLEPQISYAVAHIPQEARTEILKSFEKRLETVWDEKTIKFLPIQDFEGMSSGFLLKKEVEEASSENKYGPTVGQHLGKPLPPDSQVKAEITKL